The nucleotide sequence AAACCACCAcgggggggggggggggggatCTCTTCACACATATAACCTGTCTGAACCAAGTTCACTCGAATGACAAACCCCGATAAGAGATGTTGGGAATCACCAGATCACCTCGGCTAACGAAGAAACCAAAAACCAAATGAGCTTCTTTTCCTGATAGCCTGAAGGAATCGTAGAGTGCCGAGCTCACATTCATTAGTCCCCACACCCTTATCCACCCTATTAGCAAACACCCTCTTGTAGACGAATCGCTGATCGTACTCCCTCATAACCTCTGCGCTGAGGAGCATCCTATCTTTGACCAGTTGGGAGTAAAATTGAGCAAGTtgggataggaggaaggTCGTTGATaagtggaggagggggacgTATAGTGGGTGCAAGGGGGCGAGAAGGTGGGTTAAGAGTGGGGAGGTTGGGGGAAATGCGCTGCGACGCATAGTATTAGATTCGGTTTCGATCGAGACGCGGAGGCGTAAGTTATTTGAGAGATTGCTCAAGACTGGATGTTTCCTTCCGGTCTACATGCCATTCCCTCCACTACAAAAAGGTAGTGGCGTCGAGGTATGGTCAATTGAAGATTGCCACTTACCAGAAAAAAGCCAGACAGAACTCGGGAGGATCCCATACCCTTAAACTCTGTATCTTATCGTTCGACCCCGATCCCAACGAAGTAGTCAATCTCGGAGCGTCTTTCTGAGGTTTACCAAATGCAGATAGTAGCGAGTAGCTGACATATCGAAGTGTGTGAGCTGACAGTGTATCATAACGGCTACAGGACAGGTGAACTTACAAAGCGAATTTGACGATAAACCATAGTGTCTTGCCGGTCAATTTGGCATATCTGGCTAACCCAGCTGTATGAGATGGTGTATCGGACGATGACGTTGACGTTGAGGCGAAGACATCTTGGTCTGGTTGAGGTTTGACTCGTGGTGCTGGAACTGGGGACGCGTGAGGAGAATGGACTGGTTCTGCTCCCTATGTGACCGATGCCAGGCATCGAATGAGTACCCATGGAAGGCAAGAATTGAGAATGTACTCACCGAACGAAGTTGCATATCATATGTTCTAAACCTCGTGAATAGGTATCCGGCATTCCCAATTGccagaagcagaaggaaggtgagtaatgtATATTTCTATGTTGATTTTATGTAAGCTGTCGATTCTGTCCTGGGTACATTCGACATAGCTTACCGACCAACCACTTATCAGTCCCACTCCGTGATTCTGCCCCTCATTCTCCCatctatcccatcttcctgtAACCCCACTGGGCTCCCTTCCACTTCTCAGAACAGATTCGTATTCATCCCTTTGAGCGAAGAATGGGTATACAGACAGGTAATGAATCGTATGTATTGCCAATGAGATGGGGTTGGCCAGATGTTCATCAGGGAGGAGATCATATATCGACTGAGGAGAGGCGTAGGCGAATTTGTCGTATATCGTAGATGGGATTGAAGTTATTCTATATAACAATTCCACATTGTAAGCTAAGACTGCGATGTGGCCCATGATTGGACTAATAAAGCTTCTATGTTAGCTTACCTTTGCAAGATAGGTTTTTTCCTCACgaatctcttcttcatctttccctgATCGATCGAAGGAGTACTCAATCTCCTATCTTCCTCAGCTCGCTTTGCAGCTTTGGCAGAAGCAGCCATATCGAATGGGATACTTGAGCTCCTACTGAGACTCGGCGGAGGTGTGGATAGAGCATTAGGCGAGAAGACCAATTTGGGAGTGTTTGGTGTTGCGACATTACCATTGACAGGTCGATGTCGGGTTGGTGTCTCTTGCGTGGatgtggaagttgaggttgattgtgatgattgtttggaagaagaggcgggAGGTTCGTTGATCTCTGCTAATTCCCTTGAAGAATGGGATTTGGATAGTTTGGATGGGGCGTGAGAGAACGCCGGGAGGGAGCGGCGGGTGGTTCGAGCCAGGGGTGATTGGGACATGTTGTCGAATTTCTGCTGATCTTCCGAGCCCTAGTGAGATGACGAAGTAGTTCTGGGTCACTGAAAGATAAATAGGGGAGTAGATAGTAGAAAGTAAAGCTGATGAAAGATGTTGACGCGTAACTTGTGCGTGGACAGCTGGAAGTGAAAAGTGGAGGAAAGGTACAGTGCAGCTCTAAATGGGTAACCCGATTGAAATAATTGCAGTCAACCATCCTTGCTTGTGCTCGTATTGCTTTATATTGACCGAATCGTATGCATTGTGCAGTTGTGCGACTGAATACATAGTCAGTTATGATCAATGCACATGTGTTCCCATGACCTGTCTTTTGCATCAAATATGATTAACCGCGGGGTAGAGGTAGCAGGAAATGTCGAGTAAAGAGCAAACCTGTTGACGAGGTCAAGGTGACTAACCGAGTGCCGCCGTTTGGCAAGGTCAAGGTCATGCAAGTCTCGTCGTCCTACCGGGATTCCATCGCTCATGAACATTGCAGAGTCAGCCAGCTTCAGTCATGCATCAGCAGCATATATAGTCATGGATCGGATGCATGAACATCATGAACAACGATGTAATTCAGTCAGCTTTTATGGGTTGATTGCTTTTGCGCTTTGACCGCCACTTTTCTCGGCAACCTCCACCTAAGCCAGGTCAACAAAGTCAATGACGAAACAACccgtccatccatctcatcctttcttcttcgtattCTTATACCGTAGTACAGTAAATCAGCCCACAAACTGTACATACCAAACACATCATGGTGAGCTGTATCATCATGAACGCCGACGCAGAAACCAGCTCATTAATTTCATGACCAGTCCAACTTCCTCCCCATACCAGCCAAACGTGcactccccctcccttctttctctcaacatcttctcaacTACATATCAAACCATTTCCGAGATGCCCACCCGGAAGCATTCAAGAGAGACGTCGAGGCATTAGTATCAATGAGGAAAGAGTGGGTAGAGGCCAAAGTAGAGGGCCATCCCGAGATCGTCAGAGGTCTAATGAGGTATGTTTACCACTTTCCTCACTCTTTCAGCGCGAAGAGGGAAACTAAACTGCTTGATTAGGTACCATGCTCAATTATCATTTCTGTCCACCAAATTTCCTTCGGATATCTCACTACAATTCAcatatcatcttcccttccctcctaCATACTCTCTATCACCCGATGCGCCGGTCTCGCTAGCGTCAATAACGTTCGAAAGAGCCAGTGTGCTGTTTAATATAGCTGGACTGTACGCTTCTatggctgctgctgagagGAGAGCGGAAGCTGAGGGAATTAAGAGGGCTTTAGGCTATCTCACCGTAAGCTGACTATGCCCGATGTGGATAGGCGGGTCCTCAGCTTACACGGTAATGGTAATCATAGTCTGCAGCAGGTGTGCTTGAACATCTAGTCAAACATGTCTTACCAACTTTACAGTCTGAGCTGTCCTCACCTCACGCAGCAGGGTACGATATTTCCGAGTCGTTCTTAGGTACATTGAAGGAGTTTGTGCTGGCAGAAGCGCAGGAATGCTACTGGCAGCAAGCAGTCTTACGTGAGCTGTTCTTTCGACGTTTACTTGAAATCGAATCCGCAAACCAAAGCTCATCGATGTCGTGTGAACAGAGGGGACATATAAGAATGGACTGATTGGGAAGCTATCAATGAAGGTTTCAGAGTACTATAAATCCGCTCTATCGTCTATGAACGGAACGGattatccttcttcatcgttctTCCCCGCCGTAAGTCTCATCCCAAAAGGATTCTAGGTGATGACTACCTGCTGATACAcgattcatcctcctcttcagaaCTGGATATCTCATATAACGGTGAAACAGTGTCATTTTGAAGCTGCGGCTCAATATAGATTAAGTCAAGAAGATCTAGAAAAGAGTAGATATGGTGAAGAAATCGCTAGGTTAAGAGTCGCAGAAGGTTTGGCTAAGAAAGGTTTGGAGGCTGGTAAGAAAGGTGTTGCGGATTCTGTTCTATCAGATCTCAAGGTATGTCTGCTTGATTCTCTCTCGCAGTCTCCAGCTAGAATGTATCATGCTTACCTTCTGCTTAGAATCTCCAATCAGCCGTCAGATCCGCTCTGGAAAGGGCCGTACGAGATAACGATCTCGTTTACGTCTCTCCTATCCCACCTGCCAACCAGCTCGCTCCTATTTCCGGAGTAGGAATGGTCAAAGTGTCTATACCGACGGAAGTGTCTGAGCCAATTGCTTggttgatgggtggtggagcaggtaTGCCAGCGTTGTTTAGCGCTTTGGTACCGTACGGTGTACATCTGGCTTTGAGTGAGTGCATGCTACAGCTTGGAGCCTCATGATTCGGTCAAAAGCTGATGAACGTACAGGTATATACGATGATAGAAAGGATACGCTGGTGCGAGAGttagatgggaagagggaagagctcGACGGAGTAGCTGCTAGGTGAGTTACTGCGATATGGCGGAGATAACACTCTAACTCATGCGTTTTTCAGTACCTTACAATCACTCAATCTACCCGGATCGATACAAGCGCTCGAGAGGCCAGTAGGGCTACCACCATCTTTGCTGAAGAAGGCGGAGGAGGTCGATTCGGCCGGTGGGGTCGACAGGATAAGAAGTCTTCTTAACGAAGTGGCTAGATTGTCGAAGGCAAATGCCCAATCATTAAACGAGGTATGTCCTGATTTAGCTGTCAATTGGATGCACTGTCTTTGTGATGCTGACATTCCACTAGGCTATGGATGTCCTGGATCAAGAAGCTACCGAAAATGAAACCCTTCTTTCAAGACAACCTGAACTGCAGTCCAGTCGACCGCCATCTCACATTGCCAATCAACCTTTGATAGCTACTGCTCAGCAGTATGATGCTACCATCAAACAAGCCTCTGCAAGCGATGGCACAGTGAGGCAGAAATGGGAAGAGTGGGGACATCTGATCGATATCCTCGCGggtggagaggtgagttccCCCGTGCCCTGCGTCTCGACGGAAGCTCATTGAATTGGAATGGATAATAGGATTCCATCAACGATTATGtgccttcaacctcctcatcgcaAAACGGGTACTCAAGTCTTCCGCCTTCTGTACGACCCATCCGAGCGTCATTAGAAGATCTGGACGACCGCATATCCCATAGAGCGAGATTGGTGAATGAAGCTAGGAACATAGCGGCAGCCGATGATATACGCCCTGCTGTGTTGACTGAAGCGACCAGGCTGGCTCACGGAGGTACAGGGGATGTCAAGACGGAATGGTTTGAGGATCTCTTTGGACGAAGCTTGGAGAAGTACGATCGGAtcaaagaggagatggaggcTGAGAGTGGAAAACAGGTTGCATTGCTGGAACAGATCAGAGTGAGTTCATCGATTCGTAGCCGCCCCGTGAGGGatatatagctgatgagaaCGTGGCCGGAAAGGGTCAAAATGAGTCGTTCATATCGGAACGTAAGGAAGATCCTATAGTGAAAGAGCGGGAGAGGAGATTGCAGGATATGGACCTGGCATATTGGAAATGGAGAGAGATCGTCGATAatgctgaagaagggatCAAATTTTACAACTCGTTTGCGGATATGTTGAATCAGTTTAAAGGGACTTGCACGCAGTTCTTGAATTCTAGGAGGGTTGATATCGGGTGAGTAACCTTTACTTATCATCAAAACATTGTGTCTTCTCATGATTTGATATGTGAGGACCAGAGCTGATCAAGCGTGATGCAGTCAAATCACCCAACAATTCCACAATGTATCGTTCGAAGAACCTCCATCAcattccccttctccctctccagcTTCACATCAACAACCATCGTACACCTCGACCTCGCCTCCGGCTCAGCGCAATGCTCCTCCCCCGTCCCCACCCAAGACATTCTCCCTTTCTCACCCCTCATCAGGCCAATGGCAATCCTCTTCAGACTtcttacctccccctccaccgcCTCCTATTCTCAGATCAGGCGGTATACAGACTCAACCTCGCGCTGCACCCCCTCCGCCCGCTGATGCCACTCCTAGGAGGGTGACTCGTGCTTCGGCTGCTGCTAATAGGGGTCCTATAGGGGATGCTGAGAGGAACCCTTATAGTAAAGGTacgaggaggggagggggaggtgttGTATGAGTGTTGATACTTAGATGTATGGTATTTAGCTTCATATTATACATGGCGCAAGGTAGGGGCGAGAGGATGTCAAAAAGTGATCACTGAACATCAAGAGGGATGAGTATATCTCAAAGGAAGGTCGGGGCGAATCAACGAAAGTGCGAGTGTAAGTGGGAAAGGAACTCACCCGCACCCTCCTGTGAGCCCTTTCATATGACGAGCATCCGTGCGCATATGTGTGTTGTTCACATGAGATGTACATCGATGTCAAATATTAAAACAAGTATCAGCTGTGGGAGCAACATTCAACTTTCTTctgatttcttcttccttgcaTTTTCTTTCTATTTGACTAGTGATACTGTCAAGACACTTGAAACTCTCTCTCATTCACGCCAAATCTATATATCAAAATCACAATGTGGCTAatctccctcaccctcgtctacaatatcctcctctccctctttgaCGCAACCCATCAAAAAACAGCACTCTATACCCCTCTTGTCTCTCCGGAGCCTAAGATTATGGGAGGCTGTCCTGTACGGGGCTGAACTGATCTATTGCTCTGGCGAATAGGTCGATGCGATATCTGGATCGAGTTCAGGAACGCTACCACCCAACAAGCCCGCGATTTGTTCCTTCATTTCTACAATACAGAGGCCATAATCCCACCTTTGCCCCAGGCCAGAGTTCGAACAAGGAAAACGACAGGAACGAGCCCAAAGACAATGCTGAAGAGTCGAGACCAGATACCGAAGATCAATCTCCTATTCCAACTGACAATATTATCGACTCAAACGAGTCCTCTTCTGATACTGATAGATATTGTTCCCGATATTCTGACCATGGCTGAGACTTTATCGACACAGGTGAAGTATCGGTATCGTCGCTTCAGGGGTATCTGATGAGGTATAAGAGGGATCCCATTCGAGCAGTGGAAGAGGCGTTGAGATGGGTGGAAAGTGGATTCGGTCAAGGCCCAACTATCACGCTGAAGGAGGGGAAAGTGGAATTGAAAGATCTTCGAGCTGAAGTCTGAagtatgatggatgatcgataATACTCGAAGAATTGGGGCCAAGAATCTCGGAGGAGGGACAGAGACGAAGATTGTTTTTAGATTATAAGGATCAATTACGCATTCATATATATTATATTGTACATACAAATTAAGATTTACTATTATAGATTTATCAACCCAAATATCCCAGCAATATGTATTATAACCTTGAATATTACATGATAACACATCTAGTGTCTATTCCAGCTTCGTTGGCTTGTTCGTGCGCTACTTCCAGCTCGTTCTCTTTCTGTTTCGCTTTGACTTCTTTGGGGAACCAGGATTTCATGAAGCTGCAAGAAGGGTTTCAGTTGAATTGTCAGCAATGAGTTCGATTTGAAAGTCTGTGGCTTTGCATAAGGAGACAACAACATGCGAGTGAGGAGAAAAAATAGGTATGATAGACTAGACGCGGGCTTGGAAGGGGGCATGAGAAACGATAACTCACTTCATCACTGTCAGGTCTAATGAATCTATATCGCGTGATCAGCTTATGCATAAATGCCAGTGAAGATGGCGGAAGCCAGAGGACTCACTCTTATCAGCCAGCAAAATCACTTTACTCCTGCACAGCGGGCATTCCTCTTTTCCAGCCCTCTGCATCTTCACCAGACATCTCACACAGAAGAGGTGTCCGCATCCTAGTCGAATAGGCTTGAATGCTATAGACGTGCAGATTAGACAGGCGTAGTCGTCTAAACTTGGTAATATCCTACAGCACAGACAACGTCTAATTAGCAATCCCCCGCGGCGTGCTCCTTGTGGTGTATAATGGGATTCGTAGAGACAGGCCTGTGGGAAGTAAGAAATTGGGATAAAAGTGTGTACCTACGGTAAGAGGGTGTTCGTCAGACTAGCTAACAGGATATGAGGTAAAGAGGTATTGTAGAACGCCCATGTGGATACGTTTCCAGCTTCGTCCACGTGGGTAGATAATGTAGATTGAACGAAGGATGGGAATCCTTCCAAAGCAGTAAGGGCAGTACGCTTATCGTGCTTCTTCAGGATCCTACATTATCCAAGAGGATATCAGCCTCCGTCTAGCAGTAGACAGGACACTCTGTCCATCGCAGAAGGAATACATTCCAAGAAAACACTCACTTCCTAGCAGCCATAACATTAGCTCCCTGAAACCTCTTCAAATCCAATAACCAGACGTTCAACTTCAGAAACTCCTCCCATGCATTTCTAGATTTCTTCCCCTTTATAGATCGTTTATCTCCCAGTCCTCTCTTAATGACTTTATTCGCAAATTCCTTGAGACGAGCTTCAGCATCTTCGAGAGATCGTTCACCCCTTGTACGCTCCGATGACGACTCGAAGATCTCAGATTCGATCCATAGGCTGAATATCTCTCTCCAGATGTAAAGGTCTTTCTTTGATGTCTTGCCGCCATGGTAGTTCGATACGATCGGTATAGAGTCTGTGTTGAAGTACTCTGACGACCTTGGGAGAGATGGCgtggaagtgggaggaaCTGGTATGACTTGcaccgaggaggatgtcgagggagagatggtggatgagattATCTGGCAGACGTTCTCCACCGCATCTTTGAATAGGGTTTGTTGTTTTGCGTGAAAGGTTGAGAGGGACGTCAGGGCCGACgtgaggagatggaagaattCGAGGtcggatgagagggggatgacGAAATCCCTTTCATGGGTCGCAGATGTCGAAGCGGATATCTCAGGTATCGATTCGGTCTCTATATCTGGAGACAGTATTGATGAGACCGTCATACTGTTGGATATCTGCGTTGGCGGATCCTGTGGttttgggaatgggaattcCTTTGCTTTAGGCGtagtgggtgatgatgatgatgatgatggttcaTTATCCACTACGGAATCACCAATCGTCAGATCGCCCATTGCATCTCGCAGGTCCCTCCCACTGGCGATTGCGAAGATGGGCGATAAGGCAGATTTCATTTTTTGTAATGTCGGACTGGAGGGTATGATGGGACTTCTAATTCTATCGAAGGGACGAGGAGTAGCTGcggtagaagaggatgagggtatggggtcttcttcatcctccgtGTCGTTGTCTGTGTCTTCGGATGGGGTGGTCATTGGtgaaggggtggaagatggggatggggacAAAGATGATTGAGACGGGGAAGGGGAGGCTTGAACGTGGAGCCGAAgttgtgggattgggttggaAGGGTCACCTAGTAAATGGAAGTACAAGGGGTCAATTAGTCGTCTTGAGTTGTATCTTAAGTCCGAAGAATCCTTTGAGGACTAAAGTACAGAAGTGCAAGAAGACACCCGAAGGCAGGATTCACGACTCACCAGTCAAAACATATTCAGCCTTCACCCCACCTTTACTCCCATCCATGACCGCTCTCCTTATGACCGTCCTGCCTCGCTGCGCCTCCGATGGACTAGGTGTCTTCTCCTCCCTGAGTCTCTCCTGCGCTTCCAGGAACTCAGCAACACTCAGGGGACGTTGCGGCAGATCAGCCAGGGAGAACACATTGGGTGATGTCGAGGATTGAGAACTGTCCGATAACAGCCTTAGACGAAACTTCCTATGGTGTGGATTCTGAGTTTGGTGGACTGGTGTGGGCGATAGTATCTTGCTGCTCGATGCGAATGGTGGGATAGTGAGGTTGTGTGATTCAGGTAAGGGATCAAGTACGACTTCCTGGGgctgagggtgagggtgagtttgggaggtggatgaagatgggttgcATCCACTTTGGATGGTCGGTGGGGTGGTTTCTGGTGATTCATATTCGAATTCTAATacctcgtcgtcatcttcttttGGTATGCTAGAGATAGGATGCTGAAGGTTTGAAGCGTCGACTTCAGCTGTGATCAGCAGTTTATGTAGGACTTCCGGTGAAAGTCCCATGGACGTGAGCTCCTGCACTACATTCTTGATGAGTTTCTTGAGCTTCACAGATACGTTGTGAACAGACAGTATTCGTCAGCTTGATATACCTTCGATAGCAAGTAAGAAGAGCACTTACCCGACCATACTCTATAGCTGATTCTTTCCATTCAGGGGGGAAAGAAGAATCCTCCAAGATATGTTGAAACTCTTTACCGTACTTCATGGTGTCATGGGTTGATCATAGGTGATAAAGTGATGCAAATGGCAGGCGGAGTGAATGCTAGAatagtgatgaggaggtgagagaCGACAAGATGTTATGTGTCGGGTGATGATTTGCTGATAGCGGAAGGATAAGGGTGGATCTGTCTGGGCGGAGTGtcaaaggaaggtgaaggtggtgaCATCCCACTCGTGTGATCAACTTTTTCGGGTTGATGGTTGACAGGGGCGTCAGGTGGGTCTGGGTTGGATTGGGTGTGTCCAGGTCACAGGTCACAAGGACAAGGTATATACTAACATCTGGTTTGGATGGATGAGTGCAATCCTGTATCTGAGCTATTCTTGGCTCTCAACATTAGATGCTGTCTTCTGTTGTCTGTTTCCGGATATCTGGTGCAGACACACGTTCATGATTTTCTTGATTTTATTACGCAACAATCTCAGATGGGAGGATGGTCAGGCACGTCTGCTCCTGCAACAGCCAGCGGAGAAGGGAAATAGAGCACTCTGTATGTCTTCGGTACATACACAGACTGCCCCTCTGGCTTTATCAAGCATCGAAGCCAGCTCTGAGCACATGAGCCTACCACTTATCCAGTAAAGAGGACACCTCCAACTCTTCGAAAATTAGTGATCATGCATCTACACGAATGATACCCCGCTACTTTCATCGCCGAACGACAAACAGAAACTGAATGAAAgggtatatcatcatccaagtTCTTTTCATGCATTAGGATTCCTTCATTATTCTTACTGAAATGATGAGACCGAACAACGGATGACGATCTCACGTCGAATAGAGGGCATATTCGATCCAATACTCCAGTCACGCTTCATCCACCGAATGTCAGGCATCAACATCGATTCCTCGGTATTTGAGGTCGGATCTCACAAAGGTATGACCTGTTGATACCTGTCCATCAAAACATACCAAGAGGTGCATcccttcttgttcttccatTAGTGCTCGTAACCCTTGGGCCAAACAGGAAAGGATTCACTTGAGGGACTGGGTGACACAGACTTGATAAGGTTCATACCTTTCTCTGCTATCCTTCTTTTGACCTCTAGCATAGGTATAGATGCTTTCTGGCTGATAGGCAAATCAGTGCATTCAAAAGTATAAATACCGCGTCTACCGTCCCTCCTCGACAGGACTCTCTCATACCAGAAAACAAAGAACTAACACTTGGAAACAGTAATAAATATAATATCAACTTGTGAACAATTCAAACGTTATTCAACTAAAGTCTCTCCTTCATAAACTGACCCATAAAAGTACATCTAAAGTAATCCAATTCATTCGTATTCAAAATGTTATTCACTCCCACTACCACCATCGCACTCCTCTCCATACCATTCCTAACCTTCGCCTCAGCGGCCAAATACCTAGGTATCCATATCCAAATAGGAGAAGGTATGGCCGTCGACAGCAGCCTTCTCAGTGACGacgggaagaagaaagaaccGGGAGCAGGTGTAGGGTTCAGTTGGCTCGAGGGGAATATCGGGGACGACCGGTACAAGAAGTATCCCAATTTCGATGTATACAAAGGTGATGAGGTCGCTTTTAacatgatggtgagttcgTCCCATTCTATAAAGCACAGTACTAGTACCGCTTGTACTCATGTTATCCTACTTAGTGCGTGGCTGGCTACACCTCTCAAATATAATCCAGATGGACCGAAATCCGCAAAATACAATATCACTTCGATAACGGAGGGAGATAAAGTCAAAGTCAGGTTTGACGTCTCAAATGCGGATGTGGCGAGTCTCAATTGTACAAGGAAGGTCGATGATACCACTCCCGTGATTTGGACTTCGGTGAGTCATGGTTCTCTCATTCTGTGGATCAGATCTTTATTATACGGGGTACTGACTTTTACCTCTTCGATAGGAATCGGCCTTCTCAGCTCCACTGTAGATACCATAGTATATATCGAATAGTAAATCAGtatgaatgggatgagagtgattACCAATGACCATCATGTGCCAGATCAGTAACAGAGAAGAAGCAAGCATAAATTCATAAAGCATCCATCCATTTAAATCGCACAAAGAGAGAAGGTTCATTTTAAGTATATATGTCTGTTTCATTTCCTTCTATAATCGATACGTCCGTATCTACACCCTACTCCTCAACCCACTAGCAGTTAATCCAACCTGAGTGATCTCATCGACCTTACATACCGTTCCCTTGAACTCGGGTAGGTACTTCGCACCAGTACAAGGCGATACTACCGACTGTGATCCCTGATAGATCGGTGAGAGGGATGCAGGACAGATGTCGAATGAGGTGAATTGGTCGTATGTGATTTCATGGGCATCACGGGGGTTTCGATCGCCTTGAGCTAGGACTGCTCTGGCCTGCGAGTTCAAATGTACAAATCAGCACACATACAACATGTTTATCGGGGCCCATG is from Kwoniella bestiolae CBS 10118 chromosome 6, complete sequence and encodes:
- a CDS encoding pH-response regulator protein palA/RIM20, with the protein product MSNFLPIPAKRALPLPSFSQHLLNYISNHFRDAHPEAFKRDVEALVSMRKEWVEAKVEGHPEIVRGLMRYHAQLSFLSTKFPSDISLQFTYHLPFPPTYSLSPDAPVSLASITFERASVLFNIAGLYASMAAAERRAEAEGIKRALGYLTSAAGVLEHLVKHVLPTLQSELSSPHAAGYDISESFLGTLKEFVLAEAQECYWQQAVLQGTYKNGLIGKLSMKVSEYYKSALSSMNGTDYPSSSFFPANWISHITVKQCHFEAAAQYRLSQEDLEKSRYGEEIARLRVAEGLAKKGLEAGKKGVADSVLSDLKNLQSAVRSALERAVRDNDLVYVSPIPPANQLAPISGVGMVKVSIPTEVSEPIAWLMGGGAGMPALFSALVPYGVHLALSIYDDRKDTLVRELDGKREELDGVAASTLQSLNLPGSIQALERPVGLPPSLLKKAEEVDSAGGVDRIRSLLNEVARLSKANAQSLNEAMDVLDQEATENETLLSRQPELQSSRPPSHIANQPLIATAQQYDATIKQASASDGTVRQKWEEWGHLIDILAGGEDSINDYVPSTSSSQNGYSSLPPSVRPIRASLEDLDDRISHRARLVNEARNIAAADDIRPAVLTEATRLAHGGTGDVKTEWFEDLFGRSLEKYDRIKEEMEAESGKQVALLEQIRGQNESFISERKEDPIVKERERRLQDMDLAYWKWREIVDNAEEGIKFYNSFADMLNQFKGTCTQFLNSRRVDIGQITQQFHNVSFEEPPSHSPSPSPASHQQPSYTSTSPPAQRNAPPPSPPKTFSLSHPSSGQWQSSSDFLPPPPPPPILRSGGIQTQPRAAPPPPADATPRRVTRASAAANRGPIGDAERNPYSKGTRRGGGGVV